The following nucleotide sequence is from Cyclobacteriaceae bacterium.
ATGGCTTTTCCGTTTTTACGGACCACTTTCTGAACCCCATTACGCAACTGTATCCTGTCTTTGAAAGGAGCAATCAATTTATCACGATACTGCCAGCTACCATTGTGAACAGTATACCACTGAAACTGTCCGGTGATTCCAAGCAGGCCATGGTTCTTAAAGAACTGTACCAAAGCGCGGGCAGGATACTTTAAAGTAATATCCGTTGGCGTCGACCAGAGAGCTGAGCTCATTGGGACGATATAATCATATAGGAATCTGTCTCCATAGCCTCTCTCCTTTGCATAATCATGAATGGAATAGGAGATGAATCGATCATTCGTAAGAATTTCTTCAGCCTCTTTATAGAAGCGATTGATCTGGAGAAGCATCTTCCAAAAACCAGGACTGAAATAATTTTTCTTCTGTGCGAAAAGATTCAGGCTGCTGTATTCAAGACCACTGGGCAAATGTTGTACACCAAAAGACATATTGGTGGGCTTGACGCCGACATTCAACTCTCTGAATAGTTTTACCAGGTTAGGATATGTCGTCTCGTTAAAAACGATAAAGCCCGTATCGATGGGAATCTTTTTACCGTCCTCTTCAACATAGACGGTATTTGTATGACCACCTACGTATGAGTTCTGCTCGTAGAAAGTAAGATCGTATTCGCGATGAAGAAAGTGTCCACATCCCATTCCTGCGATGCCGGTTCCTATGATTGCTATTGATTCCATGATCTTTTGTTAGGTCGTTGATTAATTATTACGGAAGGACTTTTCTGCAGAGAAATAATCATTGCGCTCTTCCATTGAAAGTGCCTGCGCCAGTGAATGATGCTGAGGCTGCTTTTCAAACAGATAATGACTGACCATCCACTCTGTACCATTTTTATATCCAAACAGTTCGGCACACGCCATGAAGAAGACACGCCAGTAGACCCACCACTTCACTGCCTGATTTTCCCCATAAGTTTTTTCAAACAAAGGCATGATCAATTCCTTATGTTCATCCATCTTCGTCAGCCATGCTTCAGAAGTCTTGCTGTAATGCATTCCATTGACACGCCAGTGTTTTTCAATCTTGAAGTGATCAGCGAAGTAAAGCAACAGGTGATCACTCGGCATGATGCCTCCGGAGAAGAAATACTTCGCCATCCAATCAGTATCATTCTTCACTTCATACAAATAGCTCAAAGAATGGTGTGTGAAAATATGAATGAACATCTTGCCATCATCACGAAGGAAACCCGAAAGCTTTTCCAGCAATGATTTATAGTTACGCATGTGCTCAAACATCTCGACCGACACAATGCGATCGAATTTTTCTGAGGTTTGAAAAACATTCATATCACACGTGATAATCTGAAGATTGGTGATGCCACGTTTCTTTGCTTCAGAATCAATGTATAGTTTCTGGGTAGCAGAATTGGAAACACCTGTTACCTTGCTCTCCGGGAATTTTGTCGCCATGAAGAGCGACAACGATCCCCATCCACAACCACATTCCAGGATGTCCATCCCATTCTTCAATTCTGCACGCTCACAGGTAAGGCTGAGCATGTCATCTTCCGATTGATCGAATGAAGTAACGCCATCCTTCCAATAGCCTGAACTGTATTTAAGATTCTTGCCCAATACCCACTTGAAGAACTCTGTAGGAACTTCATAATGTTGTTCGTTGGCAGCTTTGGTCTCAACAGCAATCGGGCTTTGCTTAAGCAACGCAACGAAGTCCATGAACTTCTGCTGTTGGTGTTCAAAGTCAGCAACTGTCTCTTCTTTAATTCTTTCGGCACAAATTCTTTTGATTCCGGCACGAATAAGAAAATCAGGAACGAGGTTTTTTTCAAGAAGGCTGTTGTACCACATATTTTTACATTAAAATGAATGAACAATTAAGGTTTGCGCTTTGGTAATGGAATAAAAGGTGATGTCGTTTTTTGATATTCGATGAATTTCTGACCACGGGATTTAACCATTTGTTCTTCAGTGTATTTGATACCTGTCACTTTGGTAAGGAAAAACCACATCGCAATCGGACAGATGATACTGATGTATCCAAAGGGAGAACTCAATGCCATCACAAAAAATCCTATCCAGATCATCCATTCAAAGAAATAATTAGGATGACGTGAGTAATACCATAGTCCGCGATCACAAACCTTTCCCTTATTGGACGGACTTTCCTTGAACTTCTTTAATTGATTGTCGGCGATAGTCTCCCCGATCAAAGCCACAAACCATATCACACCCCCAATGATCTCGAAATAATTTAATTCCTCTGCAGGGTTGACCATGATCAATGCAAAGGGTAATGAAAGCACCAATGCAAGGATGGCCTGGAAATAATAGAACCGAAGCATGAGAATGTTTTGCTTATCGCCCCACTCTTTGCGCAATGCTGTATACCGGACATCTTCTGGTTGACCTACTGTACGTTGGTATAGATGAAAAGCCAAGCGAAATCCCCAGCAGCAGACAGCGCCAAGAATCAATAGTTGACGCGGCATGTAACCATTCACAAAAATAAAATAAATGATCGCGAGCATGGGAAAGCTTGCAGACCAGATAGTATCAACGATGGCTGCATTCTTCGTCTGAAGCTGAATCAACCATGTGAATGTGAACAATAACAACAATGCTATTGCACCATAGATGAACAGATCGGTTAGTGCGATCATGAATGTGCTGATTTTGGTTTCAGCAAAACATCTATCTTCTCTCCCTTTTTCAGGGAAAACAATTCAATTAATATGTAACCTATGGTGCCAATGCTGCCAAGTGTAAAGAACAGGATAGCCCACATGAGCTTGATAGCAAGGTTTCTTTCACGGTACAGAACAAAGAGATAAATAACGAGGACATTGGCGTAGAAATCCCACAGAGTTGCTCTCATCCAGGGGATTGATCCCAGAAAGTTCCACTCTTCGAATAGGCTGCTTTCCAGGCTTGTCGAAACGACCATATAGACCATAAAAAGCCATACTACACTCAGGAAAATCTTCAGAAAGGATACCATGCCATGGAATTTTATTAAACTTACGAACCAACACAGAAAGCAGATTTCAAACCCGCATGAAAAGTCAACAGAGAATACTCGGAATAGTTTTAATAGCCCTGATTTACGGCTGTAAGCCCTCCATCGAGACAAAAACCATCGGAAGCATTGAACGCCTTGATTCAGCGATCAATAACATTATTACAAAAGATGCGAAAGTTGAGGTGATTGCCGAGGGATTTGAATGGACGGAAGGTCCACTGTGGATCGAGGACCAAAAAATGCTCCTCTTTTCAGATATCCCCAAAAATACTGTGTTTAAATGGACAGAAGAGAAAGGTATTGAAACCTATCTCCTTCCTTCAGGACATACTACCACCGAACCAATTGGAGGTGAGCCAGGCTCTAACGGACTTTTACTGGATGATAATGGAACACTCGTTCTCTGTCAGCATGGCGACAGGAGACTTGCGCGGATGAACGCCACTGTGGATGTACAGAAAGCAGAGTACCAGACCATCGCTGATAAATATCAGGGCAAAAGATTTAATAGTCCTAACGACGCTGCCTTTTACAATGGTGATTTTTATCTAACGGATCCTCCCTATGGATTAGCTGCTGATTCTTTGAAAGAAATTTCTTTTCAGGGAGTTTATCGTATTGCAAAGGATGGAACGGTAAATCTTCTAGTCGATTCACTCACAAGACCCAATGGCATCGCGTTCTCTCCCGATCATACAAAAATATATGTTGCCAATTCAGATTCTGATAAAGCACGTTGGTATAAATATAACATGATCACGGATGGAACGGGTAATGCCGCTATCTCAGGTGGATCAATATTTTATGATGCTACCTCTCTGACCTCATCTGTAAAGGGACTTCCTGATGGATTAAAAGTGGATGACAATGGGACTATCTTCGCATCAGGACCGGGTGGTGTTTTTATCTTCAATCCTGAAGGAAAACTTTTAGGAAAGATCAAGCTTGATGAAGC
It contains:
- a CDS encoding DUF1475 family protein, with product MVSFLKIFLSVVWLFMVYMVVSTSLESSLFEEWNFLGSIPWMRATLWDFYANVLVIYLFVLYRERNLAIKLMWAILFFTLGSIGTIGYILIELFSLKKGEKIDVLLKPKSAHS
- a CDS encoding NAD(P)-binding protein — translated: MESIAIIGTGIAGMGCGHFLHREYDLTFYEQNSYVGGHTNTVYVEEDGKKIPIDTGFIVFNETTYPNLVKLFRELNVGVKPTNMSFGVQHLPSGLEYSSLNLFAQKKNYFSPGFWKMLLQINRFYKEAEEILTNDRFISYSIHDYAKERGYGDRFLYDYIVPMSSALWSTPTDITLKYPARALVQFFKNHGLLGITGQFQWYTVHNGSWQYRDKLIAPFKDRIQLRNGVQKVVRKNGKAIITSTDGSEKVYDKVIFACHADQTLRLLQDPTELEGRLLKNFDYQKNIATLHTDEAVMPKIKSTWSAWNYRVEKVKGELTTCTIYDMNILQKVSAKKNYFVSINDPGVIDESKVIKRIEYDHPIFTPATAEAQRLLPRLNENGVSYFAGSYFRFGFHEDAFTSAVDLCTKLLGRDAWAAPKVKNPEMLVTA
- a CDS encoding class I SAM-dependent methyltransferase, with the protein product MWYNSLLEKNLVPDFLIRAGIKRICAERIKEETVADFEHQQQKFMDFVALLKQSPIAVETKAANEQHYEVPTEFFKWVLGKNLKYSSGYWKDGVTSFDQSEDDMLSLTCERAELKNGMDILECGCGWGSLSLFMATKFPESKVTGVSNSATQKLYIDSEAKKRGITNLQIITCDMNVFQTSEKFDRIVSVEMFEHMRNYKSLLEKLSGFLRDDGKMFIHIFTHHSLSYLYEVKNDTDWMAKYFFSGGIMPSDHLLLYFADHFKIEKHWRVNGMHYSKTSEAWLTKMDEHKELIMPLFEKTYGENQAVKWWVYWRVFFMACAELFGYKNGTEWMVSHYLFEKQPQHHSLAQALSMEERNDYFSAEKSFRNN
- a CDS encoding SMP-30/gluconolactonase/LRE family protein gives rise to the protein MKSQQRILGIVLIALIYGCKPSIETKTIGSIERLDSAINNIITKDAKVEVIAEGFEWTEGPLWIEDQKMLLFSDIPKNTVFKWTEEKGIETYLLPSGHTTTEPIGGEPGSNGLLLDDNGTLVLCQHGDRRLARMNATVDVQKAEYQTIADKYQGKRFNSPNDAAFYNGDFYLTDPPYGLAADSLKEISFQGVYRIAKDGTVNLLVDSLTRPNGIAFSPDHTKIYVANSDSDKARWYKYNMITDGTGNAAISGGSIFYDATSLTSSVKGLPDGLKVDDNGTIFASGPGGVFIFNPEGKLLGKIKLDEACSNTALSPDGKVLYITNDMYLLRVKLRK
- a CDS encoding DUF1295 domain-containing protein, producing the protein MIALTDLFIYGAIALLLLFTFTWLIQLQTKNAAIVDTIWSASFPMLAIIYFIFVNGYMPRQLLILGAVCCWGFRLAFHLYQRTVGQPEDVRYTALRKEWGDKQNILMLRFYYFQAILALVLSLPFALIMVNPAEELNYFEIIGGVIWFVALIGETIADNQLKKFKESPSNKGKVCDRGLWYYSRHPNYFFEWMIWIGFFVMALSSPFGYISIICPIAMWFFLTKVTGIKYTEEQMVKSRGQKFIEYQKTTSPFIPLPKRKP